A window from Barnesiella propionica encodes these proteins:
- a CDS encoding DNA topoisomerase IV subunit B has translation MDNTTDIISDQGYGSDTIRTLDWKEHIRRRPGMYIGKLGDGAHSDDGIYVLLKEVLDNAIDEYMMGFGKQIVVDIVNEEVTVRDYGRGIPLDKVKDVSSKMNTGAKYDSKAFKKSVGLNGVGIKAVNALSTTFIIRATRDGFCKTIEYAHGDVISESEILPTEEPNGTYVHFIPDKDIFKGYHYREEFIEPLLKNYVFLNSGLTIIFNGKKFFSRNGLLDLLNENMTTESLYPIIHLKGEDIEVVITHSNQYGEEYYSFVNGQHTTQGGTHLSAFRESVSRTIKEYYNKNFDYADIRNGMVAAVSIKVEEPVFESQTKTKLGSKDMGPDGPSVSKFIGDFLKKELDNFLHKNNEVSETMLKKILESEKERKAIAGVTKLARERSKKANLHNKKLRDCRIHYNDTKGEKRELSSIFITEGDSATGSITKIRDVETQAVFSLRGKPLNSYGLTQKVVYENEEFNLLQAALNIEEGIDGLRYNKVIIATDADVDGMHIRLLMITFLLQFFPDLIKKGHVYILQTPLFRVRNTAKRKTFYCYNEEERIAAINELGKNAEITRFKGLGEISPDEFKHFIGPDMRLDQVSLKKEDLVKELLEFYMGKNTMERQNFIIQNLVVEDDTDIA, from the coding sequence ATGGATAATACAACAGATATTATATCCGATCAGGGATACGGCTCCGATACGATCCGTACCTTAGACTGGAAAGAACACATTCGCCGTCGTCCCGGTATGTATATTGGAAAACTAGGAGACGGAGCTCATTCTGACGACGGAATCTATGTTCTGTTAAAAGAAGTACTGGATAACGCCATAGATGAATATATGATGGGATTCGGTAAACAAATCGTCGTTGATATCGTAAACGAAGAAGTAACTGTACGAGATTACGGAAGAGGTATACCACTGGACAAGGTCAAAGACGTTTCTTCCAAAATGAATACCGGAGCTAAATATGACTCCAAAGCCTTTAAAAAATCGGTAGGACTTAACGGTGTCGGCATTAAAGCCGTAAACGCACTTTCCACGACTTTTATCATAAGAGCTACCCGTGACGGTTTCTGCAAGACAATAGAATATGCACATGGTGACGTAATTTCCGAATCAGAGATTCTTCCTACCGAAGAACCCAACGGAACTTACGTTCATTTTATTCCGGATAAAGACATATTTAAAGGATATCACTACCGGGAAGAATTTATCGAACCCCTGTTAAAAAATTATGTATTTCTGAACTCAGGACTTACGATAATATTCAACGGTAAAAAGTTCTTTTCCCGTAACGGACTGCTGGACTTGCTGAATGAGAATATGACCACTGAGAGCCTGTATCCTATCATACACCTCAAGGGAGAAGATATAGAAGTAGTCATTACACATAGCAACCAATACGGCGAAGAATATTATTCTTTCGTCAATGGCCAGCATACGACACAGGGAGGAACGCATTTATCCGCATTCAGAGAATCAGTTTCTCGAACCATCAAAGAATACTATAATAAAAACTTCGATTATGCCGATATACGCAACGGTATGGTTGCGGCGGTAAGTATCAAGGTGGAAGAACCTGTTTTCGAATCTCAGACCAAAACGAAACTGGGTTCCAAGGATATGGGACCGGACGGTCCTTCTGTGAGTAAATTTATAGGCGATTTCCTGAAGAAAGAGCTGGATAACTTCCTGCATAAAAACAATGAGGTTTCCGAAACAATGCTCAAAAAGATACTGGAATCAGAAAAGGAAAGGAAAGCCATAGCCGGAGTTACCAAACTGGCAAGAGAAAGATCGAAAAAAGCAAATCTTCATAATAAAAAATTACGGGATTGCCGCATTCATTATAATGATACGAAAGGCGAAAAACGGGAACTTAGCAGTATTTTCATAACAGAGGGAGACTCTGCAACCGGTTCCATAACAAAGATCCGCGACGTAGAGACTCAAGCAGTATTCAGTTTGCGCGGAAAGCCCCTGAACTCTTATGGCCTCACTCAGAAGGTTGTCTATGAAAACGAAGAATTCAATTTGCTACAAGCCGCATTGAATATAGAAGAGGGAATAGACGGTTTAAGATACAACAAAGTCATCATAGCGACCGACGCTGATGTGGACGGTATGCACATCCGCTTGTTGATGATTACTTTCCTGCTTCAATTCTTCCCCGATCTCATCAAAAAAGGTCATGTTTATATCCTTCAGACACCTCTTTTCAGAGTACGGAATACAGCCAAAAGGAAAACATTCTACTGCTATAATGAAGAAGAACGCATAGCTGCAATAAATGAATTAGGAAAAAATGCTGAAATAACCCGGTTTAAAGGTTTAGGAGAAATATCTCCGGATGAATTTAAACATTTCATCGGCCCCGATATGCGGCTCGATCAGGTTTCGCTGAAAAAAGAAGACCTGGTAAAAGAATTACTGGAATTCTATATGGGAAAAAACACTATGGAACGCCAAAACTTTATTATTCAAAATCTTGTTGTAGAAGATGACACAGACATCGCCTAA